In Chengkuizengella sediminis, a single window of DNA contains:
- a CDS encoding lipoate--protein ligase family protein: MSTSFRWPNNILLVNHTNNVLTQNILYPFAFDEVACRKVGFGQTPMIHMWRHMKAFVLGMRDWKLPKAKEGVAWLQQQGYDVMVRHSGGAAVPVDKGVINISIILPKPIGEINIHHDFEIMYQFIKNTLGGFSREINKGEVIGSYCPGDYDLSINGFKFCGIAQRRQTKSFIVHAFVVVEGSGSDRAALVRDFYKIAVGNSDEFIEHPQVEPTSTASLSELTNLNSVDHFVDQMKKYISTEANIFEQKFESNNIEIDNDEILDMMERIKSRYREE, translated from the coding sequence ATGAGTACATCATTTCGTTGGCCGAACAATATATTATTAGTTAATCATACTAACAACGTCTTAACGCAAAACATTTTATATCCATTTGCCTTTGATGAAGTAGCTTGTAGAAAAGTAGGATTTGGACAAACTCCTATGATTCATATGTGGAGGCATATGAAAGCTTTTGTATTAGGAATGCGTGATTGGAAACTTCCAAAAGCAAAAGAAGGCGTTGCATGGTTGCAACAGCAAGGATATGATGTGATGGTTCGACATTCTGGAGGAGCAGCAGTTCCTGTGGATAAAGGGGTTATCAATATTTCCATTATTTTACCAAAGCCAATTGGTGAAATAAATATTCATCATGACTTTGAAATCATGTATCAATTTATAAAAAATACATTGGGTGGTTTTTCCCGGGAAATAAATAAAGGAGAAGTTATTGGCTCTTATTGTCCTGGAGATTACGATTTAAGTATCAATGGATTTAAGTTTTGCGGAATTGCGCAAAGACGGCAAACGAAATCTTTTATTGTTCATGCATTTGTCGTTGTAGAAGGCAGTGGCTCTGATCGTGCTGCTCTTGTGCGTGATTTTTATAAAATTGCGGTTGGTAATAGTGATGAATTTATAGAGCATCCTCAAGTGGAACCAACTAGCACAGCTAGTTTATCTGAATTGACGAATTTAAATTCTGTTGATCATTTTGTTGATCAAATGAAGAAGTATATTTCAACTGAGGCCAACATATTTGAACAGAAATTTGAATCGAACAATATCGAAATAGATAATGATGAGATTCTGGATATGATGGAACGGATCAAGTCAAGATATCGAGAAGAATAG
- a CDS encoding MATE family efflux transporter — protein sequence MSQQKFDFTNGSIQKKMILFATPVLLGNILQSSYQLIDSLWVGNLLGAEALGALTISAPIFFAILSFMIGINSSTLTILSQQKGKNDEKGLRKSLNAFVIILGILSILFGIIGFFFSNILLKWLGTPEEILPLAKSYLQINFLGIIFLFGYNFIGTILRALGDSKTPIRFILLAVILNTFLDPLFISGFGLGMEGAAYATVISQAIAFLYGLWYSIFKANVPFTIPKFPEKQDVKTVLKLGIPGGLQMIAISSGLVVVLSVVNSFGKDVIAGFGAAQRIENIILLPAFTLGSVVNSMAGQNIGADRWDRVSEIAKKGSYIIISLTLLISLFVFLSAEFLVRLFVDDADTVNFGTTYLKTIAFFYPFIGINFVLNGVARSSGAMMQVLILNIISFWVLRYPLALVFSSIWGEIGISIGIGISFVVSCVLAILYYFFGKWKEVDIFEEKKSKSVVS from the coding sequence ATGAGTCAGCAAAAATTCGACTTTACAAATGGAAGCATACAAAAAAAGATGATTTTATTTGCCACGCCTGTTTTATTGGGGAACATATTGCAATCATCCTATCAATTAATTGACAGCCTTTGGGTAGGAAACTTACTTGGGGCCGAAGCACTTGGAGCACTCACTATATCTGCACCCATCTTTTTTGCCATTCTTTCATTTATGATCGGGATCAATAGCTCAACTTTAACTATTTTATCTCAGCAAAAAGGTAAAAATGACGAAAAAGGACTAAGGAAGTCACTTAATGCATTCGTTATAATTTTGGGTATTTTATCTATTTTATTTGGTATAATCGGATTTTTCTTTTCAAATATATTACTCAAGTGGTTAGGAACACCAGAGGAGATTTTACCTTTGGCTAAATCTTACCTGCAAATCAATTTTTTAGGCATTATATTTTTGTTTGGATACAATTTTATAGGTACCATTTTAAGAGCGTTAGGAGACAGCAAAACACCTATTCGATTTATTTTATTAGCCGTTATATTGAACACTTTTCTTGATCCATTATTTATTTCTGGGTTTGGATTAGGAATGGAAGGGGCCGCATATGCTACTGTCATCTCACAAGCGATCGCTTTTTTATATGGATTATGGTACTCCATTTTCAAAGCCAATGTTCCATTTACTATACCGAAGTTTCCAGAAAAACAAGATGTGAAAACTGTTCTGAAATTAGGAATTCCTGGTGGACTTCAGATGATTGCTATTTCAAGCGGTTTAGTTGTTGTGTTAAGTGTTGTCAACTCATTTGGAAAAGATGTCATAGCAGGGTTTGGTGCTGCTCAAAGGATCGAAAACATTATTTTACTCCCTGCATTTACATTAGGCTCTGTTGTAAATAGTATGGCTGGACAAAATATTGGAGCAGATCGATGGGATCGAGTCAGCGAAATAGCAAAAAAGGGTTCTTATATAATCATTTCTTTAACATTATTGATCAGTTTATTTGTTTTTTTAAGTGCAGAGTTTCTGGTTCGATTGTTTGTAGATGATGCGGATACAGTGAATTTTGGTACTACTTATTTAAAAACCATTGCATTCTTTTATCCATTTATCGGGATTAATTTTGTGTTAAATGGTGTTGCACGTTCGTCAGGTGCTATGATGCAAGTACTGATATTGAACATTATTTCATTTTGGGTTTTACGTTATCCGCTTGCGTTAGTGTTTTCTTCGATATGGGGAGAAATAGGTATCAGTATTGGAATTGGGATAAGTTTTGTTGTGAGTTGTGTGCTTGCGATTCTTTATTACTTTTTTGGAAAATGGAAAGAGGTTGACATTTTTGAGGAGAAAAAGTCGAAAAGTGTGGTATCGTAA
- a CDS encoding DUF421 domain-containing protein, whose amino-acid sequence MNFVDISVELFIGFILLFLMTKVLGKTSINQVTPFEFISALVLGELVGNAIYDEDIGFGYILFAVFVWGLLMYIAEMLEIKFLKLRGFLEGNPSIVIHNGIIDRNELRKNKMSINQLQTLLRQKDTFSVHEVEFALLESNGTLSVLKKSLYSTTTQQDLDMHPRPTYLAVTFIIDGEVLLDNLTASGFDETWLQNELVKINIKRVEDIFYAEWQQDEGLFVLPMKQSTAK is encoded by the coding sequence ATGAATTTTGTAGATATTAGTGTGGAGTTATTCATTGGATTTATCCTCCTTTTTTTAATGACAAAAGTTTTAGGAAAAACCTCAATAAATCAAGTTACCCCATTTGAATTCATATCAGCCTTAGTGTTGGGTGAACTTGTAGGGAATGCAATATATGATGAGGACATTGGTTTTGGTTATATTTTATTTGCAGTTTTTGTTTGGGGTTTATTAATGTACATAGCGGAAATGTTAGAAATAAAATTTTTAAAACTTCGCGGTTTCCTAGAAGGCAACCCTTCCATTGTAATCCATAATGGTATTATTGATCGAAATGAGCTAAGAAAAAATAAAATGAGCATCAACCAGTTACAAACATTATTACGTCAAAAAGATACTTTTTCAGTACATGAAGTAGAATTTGCTTTGTTAGAATCAAACGGTACACTTTCAGTTCTTAAGAAATCATTATATTCAACTACTACACAGCAAGATTTAGACATGCATCCACGCCCAACTTATCTGGCAGTAACTTTTATTATTGATGGGGAAGTGTTGTTAGATAATTTAACAGCGAGTGGTTTTGATGAAACTTGGTTGCAAAATGAATTGGTGAAAATAAACATCAAAAGAGTTGAGGATATATTTTATGCAGAGTGGCAGCAGGACGAAGGTCTATTTGTTTTGCCTATGAAACAATCCACTGCGAAATGA
- a CDS encoding YtoQ family protein: protein MELIVYLAGQIHDDWRENIRGKIKEKKLSIQTVGPQEKHDRSDEIGELIKGTQPNAIYRDEAASQMNNLRTTVLMNKADVVIALFGPKYKQWNTAMDAATAIQMGKPVILVRPEEFHHALKELSNKSQVVVETLDQAVEALAYILE from the coding sequence ATGGAACTTATCGTTTATTTAGCAGGTCAAATTCATGATGATTGGAGAGAAAATATTAGAGGGAAAATTAAAGAAAAGAAACTTTCCATACAAACCGTTGGACCACAGGAAAAACATGATCGATCTGATGAAATAGGAGAATTGATCAAAGGAACACAACCGAATGCGATTTATCGAGATGAAGCGGCTTCTCAAATGAACAACCTCAGGACTACTGTATTAATGAACAAAGCAGATGTAGTTATAGCATTATTTGGTCCTAAATATAAACAGTGGAACACTGCAATGGATGCTGCCACAGCGATTCAAATGGGCAAACCGGTTATTCTAGTTCGTCCTGAAGAATTCCATCATGCGTTAAAAGAATTATCTAATAAATCCCAAGTAGTTGTGGAAACGTTAGATCAAGCTGTGGAAGCATTGGCGTACATATTGGAATAA
- a CDS encoding PD-(D/E)XK nuclease family protein, which yields MAFEIRPYPEWSWSQSRDQIFKDCQRKYYYHYYGSHNGWLRDASEGQRTVYRLKQITNLYMMLGDGVHLMAEASLKQWQLEKSMPEHKEITEDVRFHLNQAYKDSLDITRWKMAPKKLKMLHELYYGDKLPPKRVEQIKERLKLCITNFFESETIQDILQDQDMKIIEIEELNTFLINGQKIYVKLDFLFKKRNRWIIADWKTGNESEENKNQLLLYALFLHDKYNVPFEQMEIRLEYLLSGKSAKITIDETGLNQLKVDIVESMDQMKKCLEDPEINKPLPISRFATNPSKRNCWGCNFRESCDEIAN from the coding sequence ATGGCTTTTGAAATTCGTCCATATCCAGAATGGTCATGGTCACAATCACGCGATCAAATTTTTAAGGATTGCCAAAGAAAATATTACTACCATTATTATGGTTCACATAACGGTTGGTTAAGAGATGCGTCTGAAGGTCAGCGCACTGTGTATCGTTTAAAACAAATTACAAACCTTTATATGATGTTAGGTGATGGTGTTCATCTGATGGCAGAGGCTTCTTTAAAACAGTGGCAACTTGAAAAATCCATGCCTGAGCATAAAGAAATCACTGAAGATGTTCGATTTCACTTGAATCAAGCTTATAAAGATTCACTAGACATCACAAGATGGAAGATGGCACCGAAAAAACTAAAAATGTTACATGAGTTATACTACGGAGATAAACTACCGCCAAAACGAGTAGAACAAATTAAAGAGCGCCTAAAACTATGTATAACGAACTTTTTTGAAAGTGAAACGATACAAGATATTTTACAAGATCAAGATATGAAAATAATAGAAATCGAGGAACTAAACACCTTTCTCATCAACGGACAGAAAATTTATGTTAAATTAGATTTTTTATTTAAAAAACGAAACCGTTGGATCATCGCCGATTGGAAAACTGGAAACGAATCTGAGGAAAACAAAAATCAACTTTTGTTATATGCCTTATTTCTACATGATAAATATAATGTACCTTTTGAACAGATGGAAATTAGGTTAGAATACTTATTATCTGGAAAAAGTGCAAAGATTACAATCGATGAAACTGGGCTTAATCAACTTAAGGTTGACATTGTAGAGAGTATGGATCAAATGAAAAAATGTTTAGAGGATCCTGAAATAAATAAACCTCTACCTATCTCACGATTTGCAACAAACCCTAGTAAACGAAATTGTTGGGGCTGCAACTTTAGAGAAAGTTGTGATGAAATAGCTAACTAA
- the ilvA gene encoding threonine ammonia-lyase IlvA, producing the protein MQSIQIQDIIHASRVLNPVITTTPLQYNELLSQMYDCNVYLKREDLQVVRSFKIRGAYLAIQSLSKEVRERGVVCASAGNHAQGVAYSCNRLGIQGKIFMPSTTPKQKISQVKLFGKEYVEVIMTGDTYDDAYTTAIQYSNEKEMAFIHPFDDPLTVIGQGTIGMEIMNQTSENIDHVFVTIGGGGLAAGTGSYIKSVSPDTKIIGVEPEGAPAMKQSIEQDQIVTLEKIDKFVDGAAVQKVGKITFELCKQLVDDIVLIPEGKACTTILQMYNNNAIVIEPAGALPITALDLYKDEIKGKNVVCVISGGNNDIDRMQDIKERSLIYEGLRHYFIINFPQRSGALREFLDDVLGKDDDIIQFEYTKKNNRENGPALVGIELKHREDYDALIQRLSERDFKYIEINKDEKLFNLLI; encoded by the coding sequence ATGCAAAGCATTCAGATCCAAGACATTATTCATGCTAGTCGGGTGCTTAATCCCGTCATCACAACTACCCCACTACAATATAATGAACTGTTATCTCAGATGTATGACTGTAATGTTTATTTAAAACGGGAGGATTTACAAGTCGTTCGTTCTTTTAAAATTAGAGGGGCCTATCTTGCGATACAAAGTTTATCTAAAGAGGTTCGTGAACGAGGTGTTGTATGTGCCAGTGCTGGAAATCATGCGCAAGGAGTTGCATATTCCTGTAACCGATTAGGTATCCAAGGGAAAATATTTATGCCTTCCACTACGCCAAAGCAGAAAATCTCTCAAGTAAAATTATTTGGAAAAGAGTATGTAGAGGTCATTATGACAGGTGATACTTATGATGATGCCTACACGACAGCGATACAATATAGTAATGAAAAAGAAATGGCCTTTATCCACCCTTTTGATGATCCCCTTACTGTTATCGGACAAGGAACGATCGGAATGGAAATTATGAATCAAACTTCCGAAAATATTGATCATGTATTTGTCACTATAGGTGGTGGTGGATTAGCTGCAGGAACAGGTAGTTATATTAAAAGTGTTAGTCCCGACACGAAAATCATTGGGGTTGAACCTGAAGGCGCACCTGCAATGAAACAATCAATTGAACAAGATCAAATCGTCACCCTTGAGAAGATTGACAAATTTGTTGACGGTGCTGCGGTTCAAAAAGTTGGAAAGATTACATTTGAACTTTGTAAACAGCTTGTAGACGATATTGTACTCATCCCAGAAGGGAAAGCATGTACTACCATTTTACAGATGTATAATAATAATGCGATTGTCATTGAACCTGCTGGAGCATTACCGATTACAGCATTAGATCTGTATAAAGACGAAATCAAAGGAAAAAATGTCGTATGTGTTATTAGTGGTGGGAATAACGATATTGATCGCATGCAGGATATTAAAGAACGTTCCCTTATATATGAAGGGTTAAGACATTACTTTATTATTAACTTTCCACAAAGGTCTGGTGCATTAAGAGAATTCCTAGATGATGTGTTAGGTAAAGATGATGATATTATTCAATTTGAATATACGAAAAAAAATAACCGAGAAAATGGACCCGCACTCGTAGGTATTGAGTTAAAACATCGTGAAGATTATGATGCACTCATTCAACGTCTATCAGAAAGAGATTTTAAATATATTGAAATTAATAAGGATGAGAAGTTGTTTAATTTGTTGATATAA